A region of the Sminthopsis crassicaudata isolate SCR6 chromosome 6, ASM4859323v1, whole genome shotgun sequence genome:
ACCCTTACATGCATACTGGGTCTAGATGTGGTTTCTGGTCAGAACAATATCAATTCCCTAAGGGTAAGAAATGGTTTATTTTTGCCTGAATGCCTTTCAAAAATAGATGTTTGACAAATTCTTGTTCAATTGAATTATGCTAAGCACACAATCTTTTAACTATATTTCAAGGCCATCATTAATCTCTTTTAAAGCAGGCTTTACTCCAAATTCTTTCCTGGTCTAGATCTATCAGTAAGAGACAGCAAGATCTAAGGGAAGTTGATTTGGAAGTGATGTCAGTGAAAAGCAATCTCCAGAATTTGGGCCAGtatatattttgtcatttctcaCTGAAATAGTGTATAAAGAGTTGTATAGGATTTTCCTGCATATTAAAGGAGTAGGAATgtcctgttttccttctttaagcAAATCACTGACATTTATAGAAAGTATTCCAAAGGCTTTACTaaagttttaagctattaaagctataatgttttatattttctatacaaTCACTAAGATAGGTCATACATTAATTCAAGTCACTAAGAATTAGAAAGTTACAAGATTTGTCTGGGACCATACAGGTAATAAATGTTGAAAGGCTTCAGATAAAATCTTCAGGTCCATTGTTATCTATCCAGGGTAAGAACATAGGATGGACACAAAACAGGTCCCCCAGACCctccattttcccttcctttcctccctctttaacAGAAATCATGTTATTGTGTGAAATAGGTGTGCAATGAACAATGTGGATCAGTTCTAGAAGTTATGCATGTGAATGAAATAGTAACAAATAAAACTGAGACATTAAAAAGATTATTGAAAATGTAACATCTGAGAATCCAACACCTATTCTTGgcttttactttatattttcccttaatgtaaaacatttgttgttgttaaatatcttaaaaagcTGTATGGTGAGTGTATGTAGTGATTGCCTTGAATCTggaagatttcagttcaaattttAACTCTTAACAGTTATTAGTTGTGTGAACTCCTCTAAGCTTAAGGAAACTAtctaaaattaaattacaaacaGGATGAGATGTGCTAAGGTAGAAGAAGTTCTAATATGAACTGGTTCTCCACCAATGAAATTAGAAATCATTTGTATCTTGATATACATCTTAATACTATCATTCTGGTTATTTGACTGAATATGTTTCCTCCTCACACAGATATAGGCTGCTaggtagtataatggatagatgctgggcttggagtcagtcaggaagattcatctttctgagttcaaatttggactcagacttACACCtcgctgtgtgactctggattaatatccacatctgtaaaatgaactggagaaggaagcagcaaatcatttcagtatctttgccaataaaacaccaaatagagtcatgaagtcagacacaactgaacacacacacacacacacacacacacacacacacacacacacacaccctttaaaatttacaaagcattttgtataATTTAGCTCCCTTGATGCACATGGTCATTGATGTGGTAAATTTTTgtcttatattttcatatttttaggaTGTATAAGCTAAATCAATGGCTACAAAgttaatgtatatttttagaTTTAGGGTAAAAAGTGAATGTTATATCTTGCTAATgcccaaattaaaatcagttaCAGGAATGACACATGAGGGCGATGTATGTCTTGATGACCCAGAAGAAGATTTTATGAGTAATAATTCTATATCATGAGAAATAATTCACTCTCTACACTGGTAAgggtttttaaaagctttttaattaatttttttcaagtatcaataattcatttttcttccttctataacCCTtcccactgagaaaaaaaaagaaaaacaaagttctcATAACAAATATACAGTCAGACCAAAAGAAatttcccacattggccatgttaaaaaaaaaaaaaaaaagtatttcattctGTATATTTAGTCaattacttctctgtcaggaagaATGTTTTATCACCAgtcctctgaaatcatgattgatcATTGCATTGTTATGAGGTctgaagtttttttaaaagatttttttcagtatttttactatatgaattgttctcctggttttgcttttttcacTCTGTATtggttcatacaagtctttccaggtttctatGAAGCCatgtcttttatgatttcttacagaataatttcattccactacattcatatatgataatttgttcagtcattccaaaTTGAAACATGTTCCCTCCCCTTACCACCCCCCCACATAGCCTGGTTTCTacttctttgctattacaaaaagttattctaaatatttttgcacataaaggatcttttgctctttctttgaCTGCTTTGGAGTATAGCACTTTTCAGCATCAAAGAATTACAGTTAATAACTGAGGGCATAATTTCACTTTACCTTCCAGAATTAAATAGCTTTTCatagctccatcaacaatgcatcaatatGCCTATTTTCCTGTAGCCTCTTtaatatgtcattttccttttttttgcaaattttacCAATTTAATACTTGTGAGGTAGAACTTATAAAGATGCtttaatttgttatttctctgattattggtgatttggagcattttttcatatgattatagtttggatttttttcctctcgagaactgcctattcatatccccTGACCACttgtcaactggagaatgacttttaTTACTATAAATATGAATTAGTTCCATGATGCCATTTCATTCCACCATCTTAAAAAAGTGCCAATATACAACTGAATCAAACTTCCGGAATAATTTCTAAGCATGGAATCATTttgaaaatactttgaagattACTTGCttggagagaagaagaaataaaaggagagagaagagaactaaagaaagaaagtagCATGTCTTCTCTGCTCTTTTTCCTTATGTATTATAGCATGACAGTAGCTATAAAACTGTACTAGTAGTACTAGGGTACTACTTATAGTATAACAGTCAGACAGAGTCCAAAGGATAGAGTAAGAAAACAGACACCAATTTAGAACTACTATAGTTGTGAGGCATACTTGTAAAGAGTACATGTGAATAAAGTAATTCTTAACTCTAAAACAACAGGGTcttgaaacctttttttttttttttcccctgcagaGAGTCCTTAGGAGTTCACTACAGGGAGTAACTTTGGTGACAGACAACTAACTCTGGTCCTCAATTGTGTTAACTCTTTGGTGTAAAATCTCTCCTAGATGAGATATTCCATTACTATCTGGACTTTGTATCAAAGTAGTTTTGGAACTGAAAAATGGAATCCTTCAAATATAGATAGTATTTGGCAGTTTTATTGGAGAAATAGTTGCCTAAGAACTACATGGACTTTATGATCCTAAGTCTCAGAGGAGAGGGACAGAGTCCCTAGTAATcaggaaagagaagatgaaaaaaatgaaataaacctgAGAGCACTGGTCAACTAAGCTGGCAttttaggtggtgcagtggataaagtgctgggtttgaagtcaggaaaaattgagtttttcttctagatatttactagctgtgtggctttgGAAGAGTCACTTAAATTGTATaaagttattttccttatctgtaaaatttggaCCATAATGGTACTTATCTCATGAGTTGCTgtgtcaaatgaaataacatttataaagcacttaaaacAGGGgcatagtaaacactatataagtTCTAGGTATTATAATTATTCCGTGTTCTACAATTCTTGGTGTTTGGAGTAAGGAATTTCCTTTAGGAGAAGAAACACTTATTCTTGCTTCTGAGAAGCAACAGACCAAAAGAAGTTTTTACTTATTCAGTGAATGGGTGTTTTAGGTTTAAGCTTATTTTAAGAACTATAGCAGAAAAACCTTTGAGCTTTAAGCTAAAAGAACAATGCCAGACTACTCTTTCTGTGAAAAAAGAGCTTTGGTCCTCccttgaaatagaaagaaagactCTCCATAATATCAGGCTAAGTAGACCTGCATCTGGCAAAGACTAGTAAGCTACATGTTGCTGACATTACCAGAAGACACTGAAAACCATGCAGCATCAAAAGTTTTAGTGCCTCTCCATATATATGCCTTGGCTACATGTGTTCCTTATATATGTGTCCTTCTACATGTTTATCTTAACTATATGTGCTCCCTGTGTGCCCAGTACTAATTAagaggcatagtggatagaattctaggCTTGGAGCACTTAGAAATTtttacctgagttcaaatctgacctcagaaacttactagctatgacccaggcaagttacttaaccacaTAATtcatctacctcagtttcctcaaatataaaataataggcTCTACTTCCCCAGGATGtgacaaataagatatttgtaaaatgtacctaatgctcatttcttcttttaatccaGGTCTTTTGGCTCTagtcaattatttatttagtaatatttattaagtacctactatgtgccaatcacaATGCTAAACACTGGAAACTTCACACCCTCCCCTTCACATGTTATCCTATAGGGATATTATTACCCTTcaagtcttcttttcttcaggctaaatatCTGCAGTCCTTTTAACCAATTTTCATATGTGATATTTAGTTGGAATATTCACTTTGTGAGGGgaatagatgaagaaaactagaaaagtatgCTGGTCCCAGATTGTGCAGGTCCAGGagaggcaatttatattttctttaataggTCATGGAAAGTCATCAAAGATTTTTGAGTAGTATGAATAAAGCAGAgatgtatagtttttttttaacttaagaaaGATGTTTTCTAACAGTTGTCATAATTTCAAATACTCACATAATCACTGtgtgaagaaaaaaagctttCCAGAGAGACCCAAGAACAAAACAACAATCAAAATGGGATGAGGTAAATAaccattaagcacttactatgttccaggcattataTTGAGTACTAAGTCTCTCCTTACATCCTCACAACACTAGAGGATgctactattatcttcattttataagtgcaaaaactgaggcagagagagggtaATAGCAGTGCAGCAAGAAAGATAAATGGGGAAGAAATAGAGacaagaatttgttttttttgtttgtttgtttgtttgtttttttttttttttttttttttgttacaagaaTTGAAGGGAGGATTGCAGGATCTTCAGTGGGAATGAAAAGGCTGGTGAGAGTGTGTagaagatgaaaaattaaagacAGAAGTATTTGGATTTAGCAGCTAAATGAATAGGATTGAAAACAGATCAGGGAGAGTGATGTTACAGACAATTGTCTAGGATGACTGGATGTTGGTAATAGCAGGGAAATAGAGAATTATAtgttctcaaaatgtttttacagacataaaataaaatacataggattacaaggGGGACCGATTATATTGAAATCATTATCaaagtttttaaagaatttctgGATACCAGCTAAGAAGCCCTGAAACAAGCCAACCAACCAACCCCCTAGGGAAGAGgagttcagttttgttttttatatgctACTGTTTTCAGTGACTTCCAACTCAGGATATCCAACAAGCTGCTGGACCTCCGGCAAAAGGTTTTGGAAGTGGAGAGAACTTCACACATCTAACAAAAACTGAGGAGATTGCGGGCTCCCTGCGCAATCAGCGTGCGTGAATGGTTCAGATCACCGAGGAGCATCTTTGCACGCTTGCTGACCCCGAGAACAGGATGGTAAGAAGTGAGCGCAGAGAGAAAAGGGCCTATTTCTTTCCTTAGTCAAACCAAGACTTGAGCAGGCAATTCTCACTCCATTACCACGCTGCAGACGCAAGTAAAGCGGCAGTTTCCCCTTTAGGGAAAGCCTTTAAATTGAGGTGGGGAAGATGAGGGACGAGATTTTTCATTTCCGCAGGCCAGGGAAAACAGGACGGTCACTTAGACATTTCCACGTTTCCACTAAACTGGGTTCGCGTCGCCTGGAGCCTTTAAAAGGATAAATTGCCTAGCGCATGTCCACGCCCCCTTCCCTTTCGCGGTTCGGTTGCGGAGACTCTCCCCGCCTCTTTATTTTCGGACAAGTTGTTGGCTCCGCCCAGGGAAAGAGATTTGACTTTgctctcaacaacaacaaagctgaGAGGTTTAGGGTGCCCGGATATGCGAGGGGGGATGAAaaacttttctctcctccccctctctcccagaCCACTGGGGAGCATGAAACCCAGTCGCGTTGGGGTGACGGTTGCGACTCTCATCGACAAACACACCCTCCCGGCTCCGGGCTTTTCCTTTCCATCGCTTCCTACAAGCAGTTAGAAACGTGGGGctggagaagggggaagaaattTGGGAGAGAAGTGCAAGTGGGAGGGATGCTCGGAGCCAGCAGCAGCAGGGGCCGGGAAAGGCACTCCGGTCCGCGGGACCTTACACGAGTGCGTGCGGACACGGACGAGGCCCCAGGATCCCTTCCCCACTTCTCTACTCCCTCTACCAAATGCACATGCTTAACGAGGACAGCCCGTGCGAGGGAAGCGAGAGCCCCAAAGGGCACCTCGGGCATTCCGGCTCCCAGATCCCACTCCAAAGTAAGAGAAAACCCCGGTTTCTAATCCCGAGAAACAGACCCCACAGCTCCACCTTTTCCGAGCTAGCGAGGAGGGAACAGCGAAAGAGTCAGGCCTGCCAGCAGCTAGCTACGCAGTGCATGGCGGGATTGGTAGTTCTTCAACCACTCCGGCGAGccaaagaagggaagagataggTACGGGATAGGAGGAGAGCTGGGAGGGACTACATTGACCAGGATGCTTCCTTCTCCGAAGAGGAGGGGTGCGAAGACAGAGTGTTTGTGTTGGGAGCTGGCGGGGAGGGGACTGGCGGAGCGGAGGAGTATCGCGCTTGCGCAATAGCTGCGGGATGTGGGGAGGCGGAGGAGGGAAGGGGGTGCAGCTTAACAGCTGAAGAGTCTCCACATGACAGAGTGAGCGCGGCCGGAGCCGGACGCCCCTTCCCGACCCGGGACACGGAGGCTGCCGGCCCGGGACCGAGAGCCGACGTCGGGCACGACGTGTTGGATTGTCCGGGCCGTCGTCTACCAGTTCGGAGTGAGTTGCCGCCGGAGCCGGGACTGGAGCGGAGCCGCCCCGTCCTCCCCACGCAGGTGCCTCGGGGGCCGGGGAGCAGAGCGAGGACCGAGGCCGGAGCGCAGGCTGCTGCCTCCCCTCCGCTTTCCCACTGTCCTGCCCGGCCCGGGACTCGCCGCGGCTCGGAGGGGTGCGTGAGCGGGGAGAAGGAGGCTCccccggccgccgccgccgcctcggAGGGGAGGCCACCATGAACGGCTTCCCCCCGGACGAGGTGAGCCGGGGAGGGGACGCGGCCGCCGCCGTGGCCGCCGTGGTGgtggccgccgccgccgccgccgccgccgccgcctcgtCCGGGACCGGCGCCGGGGCCGGGGCGGGGACCGCGAGCGGGGCCGAGGTGCCGGGCTCCGGGCCGGCGGCGGCCGTGGCCGGTCCCCCCGGCGCGGCGGGACCGGGCCCGGGACAGCTGTGCTGCCTGCGGGAAGACGGAGAGAGGTGCAGCCGTGCGGCAGGCAACGCCAGCTTCAGCAAGAGGATCCAGAAGAGCATCTCTCAAAAGAAGGTCAAGATCGACTTGGACAAGACGGTGAGTGACCCCGAGGCCCCGGCGCCGCTGCGAGCGGGTCCGCTGcagggggaggggctggggcaTTCGGggctcccctcccttcttccgcCTTCCCCTCTCCGCCGACCCAGCCACGGGGCGGCGATTCCAAAGTCTCTGCAACTCCTGGCATCCCCTCCCCTAGCCCATCTAATGCCTCACGCCTGTCCTCCTCTGCTCTCCCGTCAGCCAGCTCcaactctttcccttccctctcccgtCTTCTCCCAtccacctccacctccttccCCTGTTTACCTTTAACTCCCTCGGTCCTCCCCTGCGGCCCCCAGTCACTTccacctctcccttctccccccccatgTCTAACTAACATGCCCTTCACCTCCCCCACTTCCTCCTCAGCCCCCCACGCACCTCCACCTTCTCCagcccctcttcctccctccccttctccaccTCTAACTTCTTCTTCCTGACCCCCTTCTTCTTCAGGCCCccattcttcccctcctctcttctccaccTCTAACTTCTCCCCCATTTCTCTCTaactcctcctttcccccactttctcctcctcctcctccttttcccttcctcccgcCCCTCGGAGTCTTTTCGGGCACGATTGGGAAGCGAAACAAAGCGGGGAAGTGAGCAGGGGAAGAGTTGTTTTCCTCGGCCCCGTGGCCCAGCCTGGCAGGGAGGCTCCTTTGTTAGCTCCTCGCTCTGGGACCCGGAGCTTGGCTCTGCCAGTGGCTGTCCCCCGGCGCCGGGCTGGGAGCTGCCCGCCCGCTCTCGGGACAAAAGTGAGCTGTAACTGGCCGGGGGCTCGGGTCGCTCTCCTCCCTGCACGCTCGTGTGTACACTCGCAGGCCCGGCGGGGAGAGCCCCGGCTCCTCCCACTGCGACCGCGGAGCTCTGCTGGCTGTCGGGTCTGGCCGCGGAGGTCGCAGCCCATGCCGAGGGCAGTGCCTCGTGAGGTGCTGCACGTAGGTCTttgccttttctccttctccttggtAGCCTTCCGGGGCTGGCGTTTTAGAAGTGGGGCTGGATCTTTTAGTTCATCTCCGGAGGAAGGTGGAACTAGTAACTCCAAAGACTAGCCAAAAGTAAgccccctccctcccaaaaaacAAACGCGCTTCCCCACATTTTAACTTTCTTCCATATTAGAAATCGGTTCGTGAGGATCTGGCGAAAAAACCCTTCCCTTAAGACAAAAGGTAGCTCTTCAGAATGTGTGTATTTGTTGGAAAAGTGCAAGAAAACAACTCGCCCGTCTGTTAACCGACTGTAGTATTTACTGAGGCGCTCTGCTCTGAGGCTCGgggaaacaaaagatgaaaaatgacgtTCTCTCAGAGCCTACTTTTAGTAGCTTAATTACAAAAGTAATAGAGTAAACGGTTGCTAGATTGTGTTGGGGGCAAAGGAGACCGCCGAAGTACTGTGAGAAACGTGCAGAGGGAGAAAGACTTTCAGATGAAGGCTTTGGAAATGCTGCTGGGGGGAGGCACCTGAGCAAATCCTTGAAGGAATTTTGATTGGCTGAGTGGTGGAAGCATTCCAGGAACTGGGGAACCAGACCAGGCCAGAAACGCACAAAGAAGGCATTTCCAGCTCTGGGACTAGCGAGTGCTGCAGTTGGGGAACTTAAAGTAACGCAGGGGAAGTCATGTGAAATAGTTTGATTCTGCCAGCACACAGGTTTTAGTGGTTACTGTTACAACTGAAAAGGTGATAAGTAAATTCGTTTGTTAGAAAGTTAAATTGTCTTTGTTTCTACCACTTTTGCCTTCTTGAATTGTAGAAATTCCCTTAGTGATTTTGAAACTCTTGAGGGGTAGCTTccatttgaaatataaatattggCATAGTAAAGAGAATTCAGCTtattaaaattcaagaaattaaaaagactaATGATTAGTAAAGAATATGAAATTAGTAGTTACTCTAAAGTTATCTCTACTAAGTATTTATGATACTTTGATTTAAGTTGGAACTTATGcctggaagaaagaagggaaaaattagggaaCAAATAGAGAACAAACTTAAGAATAATCCTTTCTAGAGAAAGTAGTGCCATAGTCATGGGAACTCTATAGTAAGACAGTCCTCTTATTTGAAAAAGACAACCCTTGAAGAGTCCAGAAAGTAAAGGCCTAGAAGAAACTTTTCATTCCACTGCCTCTCTTTAGCAGCATACCATTTCCGAAGCAGACTAGTCACAACACAACAAGGCAAAGTGCTCTTTGTGTGAAATGAATCTAGGATGATTTAACATGAaggatttttttggggaaaggaatatgatagaaataaacttgttcaacttttttttatcataactttcCCCTTTACTCAATATAGCATATGGTACTTCAGATCAGAATCTAGATTTTATGTAGTAATGAACTCTGTGGGaaacttggatttttttgttgttgatgatgactTTTTCCACCCCTCCAGGCAAGACACCTTTATATATGTGACTTTCACAAAAACTTAATTCAGAGTGTTCGAaacagaagaaagaggaaagggagtgaTGATGATGGAGGTGATTCACCTGTGCAAGATATAGATACTCCAGAGGTAGATTAATAgtttttatatcaaatttaatatgttggctttattttgttatttttcaattcaacaaatatttattgtttcataaactgcctatttcataattttcttacacTGAAATAATtatgtagaatattattgtttttgtttttgtttttttcttttctttttcttcggctggggttaagtgacttgcccagggtcacacagctaggaagtgttaagtgtctgagactagatttaaactcgggtcctcctgaattctgggctggtgctctatccactgcgccccctagttgccacctagctgccccctagaatattattgttaatagCTGTTCCTGTAAGTAGATAAAGTCTGACTTTaggttattttctattttaagtaGAAACTTTTTAGGATGTTTAATGTCTCCTATAAAGAAAAGATTctttaaatcaataataatttatttttttcaaatgaatttgatAAGT
Encoded here:
- the SAP30 gene encoding histone deacetylase complex subunit SAP30, encoding MNGFPPDEVSRGGDAAAAVAAVVVAAAAAAAAAASSGTGAGAGAGTASGAEVPGSGPAAAVAGPPGAAGPGPGQLCCLREDGERCSRAAGNASFSKRIQKSISQKKVKIDLDKTARHLYICDFHKNLIQSVRNRRKRKGSDDDGGDSPVQDIDTPEVDLYQLQVNTLRRYKRHFKLPTRPGLNKAQLVEIVGCHFRSIPVNEKDTLTYFIYSVKNDKNKPDLKIDSGVH